A DNA window from Cervus canadensis isolate Bull #8, Minnesota chromosome 30, ASM1932006v1, whole genome shotgun sequence contains the following coding sequences:
- the SLC46A2 gene encoding thymic stromal cotransporter homolog, with translation MGQGCICPWSGPLPRLQVWTWIEPVVASTQVAASLYDAGLLLVVKASFGVGTFSNHSSSPSPRGALEDQQQRAISNFYIIYNLVMGLTPLLSAYGLGWLSDRYHRKVSICVPLLGFLLSRLALLLKVLLDWPVEMLYAAAALKGLCGGFSAFWSGVMALGSLGSSEGRRSLRLIVIDLILGLAGFCGSMVSGHLFKQMVGHSKQGLVLTACSVGCATCALLYSLFVLKVPESEPRKAVDIVPGTVGRYNTLDPDQTDKQSVVGPPSPPAMAKPRQIILALLFVGAIIYDLAVVGTVDVMPLFVLREPLSWNQVQVGYGMASGYTIFITSFLGVLVFSRCFQDTTMIMIGMVSFASGALLLAFVKETYMFYIARAIMLFALIPITTIRSAMSKLIKGSSYGKVFVILQLSLTLTGVVTSTLYNKIYQLTMEKFIGTCFALSSFLSFLAILPIGIVAYKQASWLQPGDITEK, from the exons ATGGGCCAGGGGTGCATCTGCCCGTGGAGCGGCCCCCTGCCTCGCCTCCAGGTGTGGACCTGGATCGAGCCCGTGGTGGCCTCCACGCAGGTGGCCGCCTCCCTCTACGACGCGGGGCTGCTCCTCGTGGTGAAAGCGTCCTTCGGAGTCGGGACCTTCTCCAATCACAGCTCCAGCCCGTCGCCCCGGGGGGCTCTCGAGGACCAACAGCAGAGGGCCATCTCCAATTTCTACATCATCTACAACCTGGTGATGGGCCTGACGCCCCTGCTGTCGGCCTACGGGCTGGGCTGGCTCAGCGACCGCTACCACCGCAAGGTCTCCATCTGCGTGCCCCTGCTGGGCTTCCTGCTCTCCCGCCTCGCGCTGCTGCTCAAAGTGCTGCTGGACTGGCCCGTGGAGATGCTGTACGCAGCGGCCGCGCTGAAGGGGCTGTGCGGCGGCTTCTCCGCCTTCTGGTCGGGGGTCATGGCCCTGGGATCCCTCGGCTCCTCCGAGGGCCGCCGCTCCCTGCGCCTCATTGTGATCGACCTGATCCTGGGCTTGGCGGGGTTCTGCGGGAGCATGGTTTCGGGACATCTCTTCAAGCAGATGGTGGGGCACTCCAAGCAGGGCCTGGTGCTGACCGCCTGCAGTGTAGGCTGTGCCACCTGCGCCCTTCTGTACAGCCTGTTCGTGCTGAAGGTCCCCGAGTCCGAGCCCCGCAAGGCCGTGGATATAGTGCCCGGCACCGTCGGCCGGTATAACACCCTGGACCCTGATCAGACAGACAAGCAGAGTGTGGTGGggcccccttcacctcctgcaaTGGCTAAGCCCAGACAGATCATCCTTGCCCTGCTCTTTGTGGGCGCCATCATCTATGACCTGGCCGTGGTGGGCACAGTGGACGTGATGCCGCTTTTTGTGCTGAGGGAGCCTCTGAGTTGGAACCAAGTGCAGGTGGGCTATGGTATGGCTTCCGGCTACACCATCTTCATCACCAGCTTCCTGGGCGTGCTGGTCTTCTCCCGCTGCTTCCAGGACACCACCATGATCATGATCGGAATGGTCTCCTTTGCGTCAGGAGCGCTCCTCTTGGCTTTTGTGAAAGAGACATACATGTTCTACATTG CTCGGGCCATCATGCTCTTCGCTCTCATCCCCATCACAACCATCCGATCAGCAATGTCCAAACTCATCAAGGGTTCCTCTTACG GAAAGGTGTTCGTCATCCTGCAGCTGTCCCTGACGCTGACTGGGGTGGTGACATCCACCCTGTACAACAAGATCTATCAGCTCACCATGGAGAAGTTCATCGGCACCTgctttgcactctcctcttttctctccttcctggcCATCCTCCCGATTGG CATCGTGGCCTATAAGCAAGCCTCGTGGTTGCAGCCTGGAGACATCACAGAGAAATGA